Below is a genomic region from Elusimicrobiota bacterium.
ATTCTTTCTTTTTACCGCGTACATAATGGTAATTTTTGTTCTTACAAACGGTACAAACAAGTATCGAAATTATTCTCTCGCCCATTATCTATCTCCTATTCTATTATCTCCG
It encodes:
- the rpmG gene encoding 50S ribosomal protein L33; translation: MGERIISILVCTVCKNKNYHYVRGKKKEYKVDIKKFCKKCRKHTPHKETKSS